The proteins below come from a single Fusobacterium nucleatum genomic window:
- a CDS encoding M16 family metallopeptidase yields the protein MENVKLKKLDNGITLITENLPDISTFSMGFFVKTGAMNETKRECGISHFIEHLMFKGTKNRTAKEISEFVDFEGGILNAFTSREMTCYYIKLLSSKIDIAIDVLTDMLLNSNFDEESIEKERNVIIEEIKMYEDIPEEIVHEKNVEYALRGIHSNSISGTVASLKKIDRKAILNYLEKHYVAENLVIVASGNIDEKYLYKELNKKMKNFRKTKKEEILDLSYEIKKGKKIVKKPSNQIHLCFSTRGVSSKSDLRYPAAIISNVLGEGMSSRLFQKIREERGLAYSVYTYLTRFENCGLLSVYVGTTKEDYKEVIKLVKEEFKNIKENGISERELRKAKNKYESAFTFSLESTSSRMNRLASTYITYGKIISLDKVREDIEKVTLKDIKKAAEFLFDEQFYSQTIVGDI from the coding sequence GTGGAGAATGTTAAGTTAAAAAAACTAGACAATGGAATAACATTGATAACAGAGAATTTACCAGATATAAGTACATTTAGTATGGGATTTTTTGTTAAGACAGGAGCTATGAATGAAACTAAAAGAGAATGTGGAATTTCACATTTTATAGAACATTTAATGTTTAAGGGAACAAAAAATAGAACTGCAAAAGAGATTTCAGAGTTTGTTGATTTTGAAGGAGGTATCTTAAATGCTTTTACTTCAAGAGAAATGACTTGTTACTATATAAAACTTTTATCTTCAAAAATTGATATAGCTATTGATGTTCTTACTGATATGTTACTTAATTCAAATTTTGATGAAGAAAGTATAGAAAAAGAAAGAAATGTAATTATAGAAGAAATAAAAATGTATGAGGACATACCAGAAGAAATAGTACATGAAAAAAATGTTGAATATGCTTTAAGAGGGATACATTCAAATTCTATTTCTGGAACAGTTGCAAGTTTAAAAAAGATAGATAGAAAAGCTATTTTAAATTATTTAGAAAAGCATTATGTGGCAGAAAATTTAGTTATAGTTGCTTCTGGAAATATAGATGAAAAATATCTGTATAAAGAACTAAATAAAAAAATGAAAAATTTTAGAAAAACTAAAAAAGAAGAAATATTGGATTTATCTTATGAAATAAAGAAAGGTAAAAAAATTGTAAAGAAACCTTCAAATCAAATACATCTATGTTTTTCTACAAGAGGAGTTTCTTCAAAATCTGATTTAAGATACCCAGCTGCAATAATTTCAAATGTTTTAGGTGAAGGAATGAGTTCAAGACTATTTCAAAAGATAAGAGAAGAAAGAGGACTGGCTTATTCAGTTTATACTTATCTTACAAGATTTGAAAATTGTGGACTGCTTTCTGTATATGTTGGAACTACAAAAGAAGATTATAAAGAAGTTATAAAACTTGTAAAAGAAGAATTTAAAAATATTAAGGAAAATGGTATATCAGAAAGAGAACTAAGAAAAGCTAAAAATAAATATGAAAGTGCCTTTACATTTAGTTTAGAAAGCACAAGTTCAAGAATGAACAGATTAGCTTCCACATATATTACTTATGGGAAAATCATTAGTCTTGATAAAGTGAGAGAAGATATAGAAAAGGTTACTTTAAAAGATATTAAAAAAGCTGCTGAATTTTTATTTGATGAACAATTTTATTCACAAACAATAGTAGGAGATATTTAA
- the dut gene encoding dUTP diphosphatase — protein sequence MKKVQVKVVREKGVELPKYETEGSAGMDVRANIKEPITLKSLERILIPTGLKVAIPEGYEIQVRPRSGLAIKHGITMLNTPGTVDSDYRGELKVIVVNLSNEAYTIEPNERIGQFVLNKIEQIEFVEVEELDSTKRGEGGFGHTGK from the coding sequence ATGAAAAAAGTACAAGTAAAAGTTGTTAGAGAAAAAGGTGTGGAACTACCTAAATATGAAACAGAAGGATCTGCTGGAATGGATGTTAGGGCAAATATAAAAGAGCCTATAACTTTAAAATCATTGGAAAGAATTTTAATTCCTACTGGATTAAAAGTTGCAATTCCAGAAGGTTATGAAATTCAAGTTAGACCAAGAAGTGGACTGGCAATTAAACATGGAATAACTATGCTTAATACACCAGGAACTGTTGATAGTGATTATAGAGGTGAATTAAAAGTTATAGTGGTTAATTTGAGTAATGAAGCATACACCATTGAGCCAAATGAAAGAATAGGTCAATTTGTTTTGAATAAAATAGAGCAAATTGAATTTGTTGAGGTTGAAGAATTGGATAGTACAAAGCGTGGTGAAGGTGGTTTTGGACATACTGGAAAATAA
- a CDS encoding LptF/LptG family permease, with translation MIKKMDMYISKYFIKFFLMNIIGFMGVFLLAQTFKIIKYINQGKLAGGEILDYILNLLPKMFVETAPLSVLLAGLITISIMASNLEIVSLKTSGIRFLRIVRAPLIIAFVISLIVFFINNSIYTKSLAKINFYRRGEVDESLKLPTTKENAFFINNTDGYLYLMGQINRETGVAENIEVIKFDTEISNPKEIIIAKSAKFDTEENKWIFSNVNIYNMNTKETITKSEYKSELYKDDPSNFIRASAEDPRMLTIKELKKTIKEQKSIGEDTRIYLSELAKRYSFPFASFIVAFIGLSVSSKYVRGGRTTINLVICVVAGYGYYLVSGAFEAMSLNGILNPFIASWIPNVLYLIIGIYFMNRAEY, from the coding sequence ATGATAAAAAAAATGGATATGTATATAAGTAAATATTTTATAAAATTCTTTTTAATGAATATAATTGGTTTTATGGGAGTGTTTTTACTTGCACAAACATTTAAAATAATTAAATATATTAATCAAGGTAAACTTGCAGGTGGAGAAATTTTAGATTATATACTAAATCTATTGCCTAAAATGTTTGTTGAAACTGCTCCTCTTTCTGTTTTATTGGCAGGGCTTATAACTATAAGCATAATGGCAAGTAACTTAGAAATCGTTTCATTAAAAACATCAGGAATAAGATTTTTAAGGATAGTTAGAGCACCACTTATTATAGCTTTTGTAATTTCATTAATTGTATTTTTTATAAATAATTCTATCTATACAAAATCACTTGCTAAAATAAATTTTTATAGAAGAGGTGAAGTTGATGAATCTTTAAAGTTACCAACAACAAAAGAAAATGCCTTTTTTATAAATAATACAGATGGGTATTTATATTTGATGGGACAAATAAATAGAGAAACTGGTGTTGCAGAAAATATTGAAGTTATTAAATTTGATACTGAAATTTCTAATCCAAAAGAAATAATTATTGCTAAAAGTGCTAAATTTGATACAGAAGAAAATAAATGGATTTTTTCTAATGTGAATATTTATAATATGAACACTAAGGAAACAATTACTAAAAGTGAGTATAAATCTGAATTATATAAAGATGATCCAAGTAATTTTATAAGAGCTTCAGCAGAAGATCCTAGAATGTTGACAATTAAAGAGTTAAAAAAAACTATAAAAGAACAAAAGAGTATTGGAGAAGATACAAGAATATATCTTTCAGAACTGGCAAAAAGGTACTCTTTTCCTTTTGCTAGTTTCATAGTTGCATTTATTGGACTTTCAGTGAGTAGTAAATATGTCAGAGGTGGAAGAACAACAATTAATTTAGTTATTTGTGTTGTTGCAGGTTATGGTTATTATTTAGTATCGGGAGCATTTGAAGCCATGAGTTTAAATGGAATATTAAATCCATTTATAGCAAGTTGGATACCTAATGTTTTATATTTAATAATAGGTATATATTTTATGAATAGAGCAGAATATTAA
- a CDS encoding LptF/LptG family permease, with product MKIINKYILDELKGPIILAVFIFTFIFLLDIVVAMMEHIIVKGISVFDVLRLLSFYIPPILTQTIPIGMFLGIMICFTKFSRNSESVAMVSAGMSIKDILKPILAIAIGAAIFIVFLQESIIPRSFIKLKYVGTKIAYENPVFQLKEKTFIDNLDEYSIYVDEVDSNGKAKNIIAFEKSKDKNKFPMVLTGKEAFWKDSAIIIKESQFISFDETGKKNLIGTFDENRIVLKPNFQELSIKIKDVEALSISELIRGLKKVETTEVIKYKIEIFRKLALVFSTIPLAIIGFCLSLGHHRISKKYSFILAMIIVFAYIIFLNVGIVMATAGKLNPFIATWTPNVLLYLLGYKLYKTKEVRGI from the coding sequence ATGAAAATAATAAATAAATATATATTAGATGAGTTAAAAGGACCAATTATATTGGCAGTCTTTATATTTACTTTTATTTTCTTATTGGATATAGTAGTAGCTATGATGGAACATATAATAGTAAAAGGGATTTCAGTTTTTGATGTTTTAAGATTACTTTCCTTTTATATTCCACCTATACTTACTCAAACTATTCCAATAGGAATGTTTTTGGGGATAATGATATGTTTTACAAAATTTAGTAGAAATAGTGAATCAGTAGCTATGGTATCAGCTGGAATGTCTATTAAAGATATTTTAAAACCTATACTTGCTATTGCAATAGGAGCAGCAATTTTTATAGTTTTCTTACAAGAAAGTATAATACCGCGTTCTTTTATAAAATTAAAGTATGTAGGTACTAAAATAGCATATGAAAATCCAGTTTTTCAGTTAAAAGAGAAAACTTTTATAGATAATTTAGATGAATATAGTATCTATGTTGATGAGGTAGATTCTAATGGTAAAGCAAAAAATATTATTGCTTTTGAAAAGTCCAAAGACAAAAATAAATTCCCTATGGTATTAACAGGGAAGGAAGCATTTTGGAAGGATAGTGCTATTATCATAAAAGAATCTCAATTTATTAGTTTTGATGAGACAGGGAAGAAAAATTTAATAGGAACTTTTGATGAAAACAGAATTGTCTTAAAACCAAATTTTCAAGAATTAAGTATAAAGATAAAAGATGTTGAAGCACTTAGTATAAGTGAACTTATTAGGGGATTAAAAAAAGTTGAAACTACAGAGGTTATAAAATATAAAATAGAAATTTTTAGAAAATTAGCCTTAGTTTTTTCAACTATCCCTCTTGCAATTATAGGATTTTGTCTTTCTTTGGGACATCATAGGATATCTAAAAAATATTCATTTATCTTGGCAATGATTATAGTATTTGCTTATATTATATTTTTAAATGTTGGAATTGTTATGGCAACAGCTGGAAAATTAAATCCATTTATAGCAACTTGGACACCAAATGTACTTTTATATTTATTAGGATATAAATTGTATAAAACAAAAGAGGTGAGAGGAATATAA